The nucleotide sequence GGTGGCCGCGAGCCGCGTGGCCCTGGGCGTGCACTGGCCACTGGACGTGCTGGCGGGGATGGCACTGGGGACAGTGGTGGGGGCGCTGCCGGGTCTGCTTGCCGGGCGCTCCGTGCCGGCGCCCTTGCGGCGGCGGGTGCTGACCATGGCGACGGTGGGGCTGCTGGGCGGCGCCGCACTGACCGCACTGAGCGGCTGGCCCGATCCCGTGGCGAGCTATCCGGGGGAGAGCAGACCGCCCCGTGTCGAGGCGGATGCCTGGTGGCGCGGTGAGCTCGCGATGCCGGCCCGTCGCCAGGGACTGGGCGGGCGCGAGGGCGCTTTCCAGGCCGCCTGGCTTGGTGGCGAGGCCGCCCCGGCGGGGTTCGCCGCCGCCGGCTGGTCGGCGCCGGCGCCCTGGGACTGGCGGGGGGCGCTGCTCTGGCTGAGCCCGCGGCCCGATGCGCTGCGCCTGCCACCGCTGCCGCGCTGGCATGCCGGGCGGCTGCCGGAGGCCGTGCTGGTGCGGCCGGAAGGCCCCGCCGAGCGAAGGGTCCTGCGGGCCTGGGTCGCGGCACGCACCGACGAGGGCCCGCTGTGGCTGCTCCAGGTCGAGCGCGAGCGGCTGCAGGCGGGGCCGCTGTTCCTGAGCGTGGAGGCCGTGGCAGACACCTCGGAGCCCGGGACCACCCTGGCCGATCTCGCGGCCCGGACCGGCTACGATGGCCGCGAGGGGGAGATCGCGCGCTACCGGCCCAGCGAAAACTAGCCCGCATATCTCACCGATCCGCGCGCGCAGCCGTGAATCGGTGAGATATGCGGGCTAGTCCCCCCAGCGCGGGGCCAGCGTCTGGGGCATGCCGAGGCGGTCCAGGACGCGGGCGACGACAAAGTCCACCAGCTCGTCCAGGGACTGCGGACGATTATAGAAGCCGGGATTGGCCGGGAGGATGAGTGCACCCATGCGGGCCAGGCGGAGCATGTTTTCCAGGTGGATCTCGGAGAGCGGCGTCTCGCGGACCACCAGGGTGAGCTCGCCGCGCTCCTTGAGCACCACGTCGGCGGCGCGCTCGATCAGGCCCTCGCTGGTGCCCGCGGCGATGCGGCCGAGGGTGCCGGTGGTGCAGGGGCAGACCACCATCTGCCGGGGCGCGCCGGAGCCGGAGGCCACCGGCGCGGTCCATGCGCGCGGGCCGAACACCTGGAGCTGTCCCTCGCGGGCGCCGTAGCGCTCCCCGAGGGCCGTGGCAATGTCGCCGGCGCGGGCGGGGAGGGTGACGTCCTCCTCCATCTTCAGCACCAACCGCCCGGCCTCGGAGATGAGCAGATACACCGGGCGCCCGGCCGCGAGCAGGCATTCCAGCAGGCGCAGGCCATAGCGCCCGCCGGAGGCACCGGTGATGGCAAGCGTCACCGGTGCGCTCATGCCTGCGCGCCTCCGGTCCGCAGCGCGGCGAGAAGCCGCTCGTGGATGCCCTCGAAGCCGCCGTTGCTCATCACCAGAACGGTATCGCCCGCATGGCATTCGTGGACGATGGCGGCAATCAGGGCGTCCACCGTGGTTGCCGTGCGGGCGCGCTCGCCGAGCGGCGCCAGCGCTGCCGCGAGATCCCAGTCGAGCCCGGATGGCTCGAGGACGAAGGCCAGATCGGCGCCGGCCAGGGCGTCGGCGAGCTGCCCGCGGTGGACACCCTGGCGCATGGTGTTGGAGCGCGGCTCCAGGACCGCCAGCAGCCGGCCGCTGCGCCCCGCGGCGAGCGCCCCAATGGTGGCGGCGATGGCGGTGGGGTGGTGGGCGAAGTCGTCCAAGACCTCCACGCCGGCCGCACGGCCCCGGGACTCCAGCCGTCGCCGGATGCCGCGAAACCCGGCCAGCGAGGCGGCGCCCTGCGCCAGGGGGACGCCGGCGTGGCGGGCGGCGAGCAGGGCAGCGGCCGTATTGCGGGCATTGTGGGCGCCGGGCAGGGGCGGCGTGAAGGGCAGGTCCTGCAGGTGCCAGTCCCCGTTGTCGGCGCCGAGCCGCCAGTCGTTGTCGGCGCCGGTGCCGAAGCGCGTCTGCACGCTCCAGCAACCCATCTCCATCACCACTTCCAGGGCGGCATCGTCGCCGTTCACGAGGATCTGGCCGCTGCCGGGGACAGTGCGCACCAGGTGATGGAACTGCCGCTGGATCGCGGCAAGATCGGGGAAGATGTCCGCATGATCGTACTCCAGGTTGTTGAGCACCAGGGTTCGCGGACGGAAGTGCACGAACTTGGAGCGCTTGTCGAAGAATGCGCTGTCGTATTCATCCGCCTCGATCACGAAGAACGGGCCCTCGCCGAGCCGTGCGGAGACGCCGAAGTTGCCCGGCAGCCCGCCAATCAGGAAGCCCGGCGCCAGCCCGGCATCCTCCAGCAGCCAGGCGAGCAGGCTGGCGGTGGTGGTCTTGCCGTGGGTGCCTGCCACCGCCAGCACCCAGCGCCCGCGCAGGACATGCTCGGCCAGCCACTGCGGGCCGGAGGTGAACGGCAGGTCGCGCTCCAGCACCGCCTCCACGCTGGGGTTGCCCCGGGACAGGGCATTGCCCACCACCACACAGTCCGGGGCCGGCTCCAGCGCGGCCGGATCGTAGCCCTCGGTGACGTCGATGCCCTGGTCGGCCAGCAGCGTGCTCATGGGCGGGTAGACGCCGGCGTCTGCTCCGGTGAC is from Spiribacter halobius and encodes:
- the mpl gene encoding UDP-N-acetylmuramate:L-alanyl-gamma-D-glutamyl-meso-diaminopimelate ligase, which gives rise to MSHVHILGICGTFMAGVALLARASGHRVTGADAGVYPPMSTLLADQGIDVTEGYDPAALEPAPDCVVVGNALSRGNPSVEAVLERDLPFTSGPQWLAEHVLRGRWVLAVAGTHGKTTTASLLAWLLEDAGLAPGFLIGGLPGNFGVSARLGEGPFFVIEADEYDSAFFDKRSKFVHFRPRTLVLNNLEYDHADIFPDLAAIQRQFHHLVRTVPGSGQILVNGDDAALEVVMEMGCWSVQTRFGTGADNDWRLGADNGDWHLQDLPFTPPLPGAHNARNTAAALLAARHAGVPLAQGAASLAGFRGIRRRLESRGRAAGVEVLDDFAHHPTAIAATIGALAAGRSGRLLAVLEPRSNTMRQGVHRGQLADALAGADLAFVLEPSGLDWDLAAALAPLGERARTATTVDALIAAIVHECHAGDTVLVMSNGGFEGIHERLLAALRTGGAQA
- a CDS encoding flavin prenyltransferase UbiX; the protein is MSAPVTLAITGASGGRYGLRLLECLLAAGRPVYLLISEAGRLVLKMEEDVTLPARAGDIATALGERYGAREGQLQVFGPRAWTAPVASGSGAPRQMVVCPCTTGTLGRIAAGTSEGLIERAADVVLKERGELTLVVRETPLSEIHLENMLRLARMGALILPANPGFYNRPQSLDELVDFVVARVLDRLGMPQTLAPRWGD